Part of the Planctomyces sp. SH-PL62 genome, CCGGGAACTCGCGAGCCGGCTGGAGGTCGAGGCCGATCAGATCCTTGAGCGTATAAGTGTATTGCGCGTTGTTGAGGCGACGCAGGACGACCGGCCCGGGGTCTCCGGCGTTGGCGTAGGCCTCGGCCTTGAGATAGCGGGCGGTCCAACCGCGAAGCGTTCCGCGTTCCTCGGCCGTCGGCTGGTCGGCATCCTTCGGGGGCATCTCGCCGCCGTCGAGCATCTCGACGACCTTCCGCCAGGACCCGGGGGACCGGCGGACGTCTTCAATCTTCGCGAAGGCTTCGAGGTCGAGGTCCCCTTCCTTCTCCTCGGTGGAATGGCAGTCGAGGCAGAACCGCCCGAGCAAGGGCCGAACCTCGTTCGCGTATTCCTTCGCCAGCACGTCGAACGAATCGGGGTCGGCCGACTCGGCGGTCGCGGCCGTGAGTAAGAGCGGGAGGACGGCCCCGGTCGCGATGCCGCGCAGCCGCCGGAAGCAAGGGAAGGGCCTCACGGGGTCGTCTCCAGGAAGTTGCGATGATTCTCGATATGGACGCGCACCTCGCGATCGGCCTCGACGAGGTCGCCGGCCTTGAGGGCGTCGATGATGATCTGATGGCCCCGGACGGCGTCGGCGAGATTCAGATATTCCCCGAAGCGCCGGAAGAAGACCGCGAGGAGGTCGCCGAACGCCATGAACGGCGTCAGGCCGCTCGCGGCGATCAGCTCGTGATGGAAAGCTCGGTCCAACTCGACGCCCGCCTGGAGCGACTCGGCCTGGCCGAGACGCCGGTTGATGGCGTCGAGCGACTCATAGAGCGACGGGTCGCGCTCCATCCTCCGGACCACGTGCGGCAGGACGCCCGCCTCCAGCACGA contains:
- a CDS encoding FadR/GntR family transcriptional regulator, whose translation is MLNTVARPKLRDVVAGRLKSYIVEANLKPGDRLPTETDLARRFGVSRLSLREATKSLEFLGIVEARPGRGLSVGQVDMDRVTEYLGFHPALQDVPPAVLIDTRVVLEAGVLPHVVRRMERDPSLYESLDAINRRLGQAESLQAGVELDRAFHHELIAASGLTPFMAFGDLLAVFFRRFGEYLNLADAVRGHQIIIDALKAGDLVEADREVRVHIENHRNFLETTP